Proteins encoded together in one Anguilla anguilla isolate fAngAng1 chromosome 9, fAngAng1.pri, whole genome shotgun sequence window:
- the LOC118236736 gene encoding arf-GAP with Rho-GAP domain, ANK repeat and PH domain-containing protein 1 isoform X1: MTAPIPKPRARYRLEAGVQKQLSSDRDLLNDSLDAKTAGIVPQDYLQEKNNPVATGGPCAYGIDSQENGDKPTVLKGPPKVQSTSPTLQTRKAMCFTDSADGKPLSDTLLHPPPWQNQSQEDSAHSQQNCGLIPSAPPEDSGTGGEAAGDSSQNHFVWPATPPASPTGHQELAEWATEPGYDTNDDECLTPGTPKSEDEATVRTETRQSPKELQAQLLTDGSSQVSSGQASVTSTGQPPQPENGPIILTKRVKQKAPRAATIRVSRKKQGRTESGVGTRPGEGSLREGAVSRSSWLDVWQGRRHHVLWATLDGQLMSLWKKRTDKFTEMAFHVSSISSVRPQERARFSIYFGKKHIDFMAHSAAVQEGWVSSLLASRGQEPPPPPEQHGPLVMKDPRTKVYAAILGHNLWIYRNKEDYGLGLGMTYVSMSVASVKQTGRHGFSLITPYRTFSFSADSSRELAVWQGCLTQVIRSALSCSEVALRMWASPWNKVCADCGSASPEWASVNLLVVICEACAGQHRSLGINVSKVRSLKMDSKVWTEPLIQLFVLYGNKVANEIWGHNVPAAEQILPDATPNERNAFMKAKYCKGLYRRAHPLASSQKLLNQRLCEVVCGGDIPETMSLLCSGARVLCHSGDPQCPSPIALAERAGQAMQTELLRHNEYAEVPAYCPKKPSRETLSSTTVPDSTSTAGSQEELHGKLEEDRFLFSEENDSAACDVLDLREVISILDLSTGETHEFEMLTLTDQLVCQADTREALLAHLTHILKVVLPGPVSDEELEGVFTVSRVAMREGGDLQHTEVWVALKDNEILIYPTGGRQKNKLLLTPDTVFNLDLPENTVQLITAERTVSMQFERDEPCRSWAMGLKRRLPGPALQVSRQDSLYPSMPPTVSGKVPPAVERCISHITQYGLKVDGIYRRCGMATKIGQLVAALSRSPGAAELEADEMGVLDTAGALKQILRQQVVLIPGTHMGSWVEAAACSDETKRLRMFRRSLNGLPPDNRATLNALCEHLYLVQLYSGENRMTAQNLALVFVPTLFQDLAMNTNMVRLTRELIIHYTLIFQGEGAHAEAGHEELVTVF; the protein is encoded by the exons ATGACTGCACCTATACCAAAACCCAGAGCTCGCTACAGACTTGAGGCAGGTGTCCAGAAACAGCTGTCTTCAGACAG GGATCTGTTAAATGATTCATTGGATGCCAAAACAGCTGGAATAGTCCCGCAAGATTATCTCCAGGAGAAAAATAATCCTGTCGCCACAG GAGGTCCTTGCGCTTATGGTATCGACAGTCAAGAAAATGGTGACAAGCCTACTGTACTAAAAGGACCCCCAAAAGTCCAGTCAACTAGCCCTACTCTCCAAACCAGAAAGGCAATGTGTTTTACAGACAGCGCAGATGGAAAGCCACTCTCTGACACTCTCCTCCACCCACCACCTTGGCAGAATCAGAGCCAGGAGGACTCCGCACACTCCCAGCAGAACTGCGGGCTGattccctctgcccccccggaAGACTCCGGGACAGGCGGTGAGGCAGCAGGTGACTCCAGTCAAAACCACTTTGTCTGGCCTGCCACTCCTCCAGCCAGCCCTACCGGCCACCAGGAGTTGGCTGAATGGGCCACGGAGCCTGGGTATGACACCAACGACGACGAGTGCCTCACCCCTGGGACTCCAAAGTCAGAAGACGAGGCCACTGTCAGGACTGAAACCAGACAAAGCCCTAAAGAACTGCAGGCTCAATTGCTTACAGATGG TAGTTCTCAGGTGTCCAGTGGCCAAGCCAGTGTCACCAGCACTGGACAGCCCCCTCAGCCAGAAAACGGGCCAATCATTCTGACCAAGCGAGTGAAGCAGAAGGCTCCCCG AGCCGCCACCATTCGAGTGAGCAGGAAGAAGCAGGGCCGGACAGAGTCGGGCGTGGGCACTCGCCCTGGCGAGGGGTCCCTCAGGGAGGGCGCGGTGTCCCGCTCCAGCTGGCTGGACGTGTGGCAAGGCCGCAG GCACCACGTGCTGTGGGCCACGTTGGATGGGCAGCTGATGTCTCTTTGGAAGAAGCGTACA GACAAGTTCACGGAGATGGCGTTCCACGTGTCGAGCATCAGCAGCGTCCGGCCTCAGGAGCGGGCGCGCTTCTCCATCTACTTCGGCAAGAAGCACATCGACTTCATGGCGCACAGCGCGG CTGTGCAGGAGGGCTGGGTCAGCTCCCTCCTCGCCTCCCGCGGGCAggagcccccgcccccgcccgagCAGCACGGCCCCCTGGTCATGAAGGACCCCCGCACCAAGGTGTACGCGGCCATCCTGGGACACAACCTGTGGATCTATCGCAACAAAGAG GACTACGGTTTGGGGCTGGGGATGACCTACGTGTCGATGAGCGTGGCGTCGGTGAAGCAGACGGGCCGGCACGGTTTCAGCCTCATCACCCCCTACAGGACCTTCAG TTTCTCGGCGGACTCCTCCCGGGAGCTGGCGGTGTGGCAGGGCTGCCTGACGCAGGTGATCCGCAGCGCCCTGTCCTGCAGCGAGGTGGCGCTGCGCATGTGGGCCAGCCCCTGGAACAAGGTGTGCGCCGACTGCGGCTCGGCCAGCCCCGAGTGGGCCTCCGTCAACCTGCTGGTGGTCATCTGCGAAGCCTGCGCAG GCCAGCACCGGTCGTTGGGTATCAACGTGTCCAAAGTCCGCAGTCTGAAGATGGACAGCAAGGTGTGGACGGAGCCTCTGATTCAG CTCTTCGTGCTGTACGGGAACAAAGTGGCCAATGAGATATGGGGCCACAACGTGCCCGCCGCCGAGCAGATCTTGCCGGACGCCACCCCGAACGAGCGCAACGCTTTCATGAAGGCCAAGTACTGCAAGGGGCTGTACCGACGGGCACACCCTCTGGCCTCCAGCCAGAAGCTGCTCAACCAG AggctgtgtgaggtggtgtgcGGTGGCGATATCCCGGAGACCATGTCTCTGCTCTGTTCGGGGGCGCGGGTCCTGTGCCACTCTGGGGACCCCCAGTGCCCCTCGCCCATCGCCCTGGCAGAGCGAGCCGGTCAGGCCATGCAGACGGAGCTCCTGAGACATAATGAGTATGCAG AGGTCCCTGCATATTGCCCAAAGAAGCCATCTAGAGAGACACTGTCATCTACCACAGTGCCTGACTCTACCTCTACCGCAG GGAGCCAGGAGGAGCTTCATGGGAAGCTGGAGGAGGACCGCTTCCTCTTCTCTGAGGAAAACGACTCTGCTGCGTGTGATGTGCTGGATCTGAGGGAGGTCATATCCATACTCGACCTCTCCACTGG GGAGACCCATGAGTTTGAGATGCTGACACTGACAGACCAGCTGGTGTGCCAGGCTGACACCCGTGAGGCACTGCTGGCACATCTAACACACATTCTCAAG GTGGTTCTGCCCGGACCCGTGTCTGATGAGGAGCTGGAGGGGGTGTTCACGGTGTCCAGAGTCGCCATGCGGGAGGGAGGCGACCTGCAGCACACTGAGGTTTGGGTGGCCCTCAAGGACAACGAGATACTCATCTACCCCACTGGGGGGCGCCAAAAGAACAAGCTTCTACTGACCCCTGACACCGTCTTCA ACTTGGACTTGCCTGAGAACACCGTTCAACTGATTACTGCAGAGAG GACTGTGTCCATGCAGTTTGAGCGGGACGAGCCCTGCCGCTCCTGGGCCATGgggctgaagaggagactgccAGGGCCGGCCCTGCAGGTCAGCCGGCAGGACTCTCTGTACCCCTCCATGCCCCCTACGGTCAGCGGGAAGGTGCCGCCGGCTGTAGAGAGGTGCATCTCTCACATCACACAGTACG GCCTGAAGGTGGACGGCATTTACCGGCGCTGCGGCATGGCTACCAAGATCGGCCAGCTGGTGGCGGCCCTGAGCAGGTCGCCGGGCGCGGCGGAGCTGGAGGCGGACGAGATGGGCGTGCTGGACACGGCCGGGGCGCTGAAGCAGATCCTCCGCCAGCAGGTGGTGCTGATCCCGGGGACGCACATGGGCTCCTGGGTGGAGGCGGCGG CTTGTTCGGACGAGACCAAGAGGCTGCGCATGTTCCGCAGGAGTCTGAACGGCCTTCCCCCCGACAACAGAGCCACGCTCAACGCCCTCTGTGAACACCTCTACCT GGTTCAGCTGTACAGCGGTGAGAACCGGATGACCGCCCAGAACCTCGCCCTGGTGTTTGTGCCCACGCTGTTCCAGGACCTGGCGATGAACACCAACATGGTCCGGCTCACCCGCGAACTCATCATCCACTACACCCTCATCTTCCAG GGAGAAGGTGCGCATGCAGAGGCAGGTCATGAAGAACTGGTgactgttttctga
- the LOC118236736 gene encoding arf-GAP with Rho-GAP domain, ANK repeat and PH domain-containing protein 1 isoform X2, producing MTAPIPKPRARYRLEAGVQKQLSSDRDLLNDSLDAKTAGIVPQDYLQEKNNPVATGGPCAYGIDSQENGDKPTVLKGPPKVQSTSPTLQTRKAMCFTDSADGKPLSDTLLHPPPWQNQSQEDSAHSQQNCGLIPSAPPEDSGTGGEAAGDSSQNHFVWPATPPASPTGHQELAEWATEPGYDTNDDECLTPGTPKSEDEATVRTETRQSPKELQAQLLTDGSQVSSGQASVTSTGQPPQPENGPIILTKRVKQKAPRAATIRVSRKKQGRTESGVGTRPGEGSLREGAVSRSSWLDVWQGRRHHVLWATLDGQLMSLWKKRTDKFTEMAFHVSSISSVRPQERARFSIYFGKKHIDFMAHSAAVQEGWVSSLLASRGQEPPPPPEQHGPLVMKDPRTKVYAAILGHNLWIYRNKEDYGLGLGMTYVSMSVASVKQTGRHGFSLITPYRTFSFSADSSRELAVWQGCLTQVIRSALSCSEVALRMWASPWNKVCADCGSASPEWASVNLLVVICEACAGQHRSLGINVSKVRSLKMDSKVWTEPLIQLFVLYGNKVANEIWGHNVPAAEQILPDATPNERNAFMKAKYCKGLYRRAHPLASSQKLLNQRLCEVVCGGDIPETMSLLCSGARVLCHSGDPQCPSPIALAERAGQAMQTELLRHNEYAEVPAYCPKKPSRETLSSTTVPDSTSTAGSQEELHGKLEEDRFLFSEENDSAACDVLDLREVISILDLSTGETHEFEMLTLTDQLVCQADTREALLAHLTHILKVVLPGPVSDEELEGVFTVSRVAMREGGDLQHTEVWVALKDNEILIYPTGGRQKNKLLLTPDTVFNLDLPENTVQLITAERTVSMQFERDEPCRSWAMGLKRRLPGPALQVSRQDSLYPSMPPTVSGKVPPAVERCISHITQYGLKVDGIYRRCGMATKIGQLVAALSRSPGAAELEADEMGVLDTAGALKQILRQQVVLIPGTHMGSWVEAAACSDETKRLRMFRRSLNGLPPDNRATLNALCEHLYLVQLYSGENRMTAQNLALVFVPTLFQDLAMNTNMVRLTRELIIHYTLIFQGEGAHAEAGHEELVTVF from the exons ATGACTGCACCTATACCAAAACCCAGAGCTCGCTACAGACTTGAGGCAGGTGTCCAGAAACAGCTGTCTTCAGACAG GGATCTGTTAAATGATTCATTGGATGCCAAAACAGCTGGAATAGTCCCGCAAGATTATCTCCAGGAGAAAAATAATCCTGTCGCCACAG GAGGTCCTTGCGCTTATGGTATCGACAGTCAAGAAAATGGTGACAAGCCTACTGTACTAAAAGGACCCCCAAAAGTCCAGTCAACTAGCCCTACTCTCCAAACCAGAAAGGCAATGTGTTTTACAGACAGCGCAGATGGAAAGCCACTCTCTGACACTCTCCTCCACCCACCACCTTGGCAGAATCAGAGCCAGGAGGACTCCGCACACTCCCAGCAGAACTGCGGGCTGattccctctgcccccccggaAGACTCCGGGACAGGCGGTGAGGCAGCAGGTGACTCCAGTCAAAACCACTTTGTCTGGCCTGCCACTCCTCCAGCCAGCCCTACCGGCCACCAGGAGTTGGCTGAATGGGCCACGGAGCCTGGGTATGACACCAACGACGACGAGTGCCTCACCCCTGGGACTCCAAAGTCAGAAGACGAGGCCACTGTCAGGACTGAAACCAGACAAAGCCCTAAAGAACTGCAGGCTCAATTGCTTACAGATGG TTCTCAGGTGTCCAGTGGCCAAGCCAGTGTCACCAGCACTGGACAGCCCCCTCAGCCAGAAAACGGGCCAATCATTCTGACCAAGCGAGTGAAGCAGAAGGCTCCCCG AGCCGCCACCATTCGAGTGAGCAGGAAGAAGCAGGGCCGGACAGAGTCGGGCGTGGGCACTCGCCCTGGCGAGGGGTCCCTCAGGGAGGGCGCGGTGTCCCGCTCCAGCTGGCTGGACGTGTGGCAAGGCCGCAG GCACCACGTGCTGTGGGCCACGTTGGATGGGCAGCTGATGTCTCTTTGGAAGAAGCGTACA GACAAGTTCACGGAGATGGCGTTCCACGTGTCGAGCATCAGCAGCGTCCGGCCTCAGGAGCGGGCGCGCTTCTCCATCTACTTCGGCAAGAAGCACATCGACTTCATGGCGCACAGCGCGG CTGTGCAGGAGGGCTGGGTCAGCTCCCTCCTCGCCTCCCGCGGGCAggagcccccgcccccgcccgagCAGCACGGCCCCCTGGTCATGAAGGACCCCCGCACCAAGGTGTACGCGGCCATCCTGGGACACAACCTGTGGATCTATCGCAACAAAGAG GACTACGGTTTGGGGCTGGGGATGACCTACGTGTCGATGAGCGTGGCGTCGGTGAAGCAGACGGGCCGGCACGGTTTCAGCCTCATCACCCCCTACAGGACCTTCAG TTTCTCGGCGGACTCCTCCCGGGAGCTGGCGGTGTGGCAGGGCTGCCTGACGCAGGTGATCCGCAGCGCCCTGTCCTGCAGCGAGGTGGCGCTGCGCATGTGGGCCAGCCCCTGGAACAAGGTGTGCGCCGACTGCGGCTCGGCCAGCCCCGAGTGGGCCTCCGTCAACCTGCTGGTGGTCATCTGCGAAGCCTGCGCAG GCCAGCACCGGTCGTTGGGTATCAACGTGTCCAAAGTCCGCAGTCTGAAGATGGACAGCAAGGTGTGGACGGAGCCTCTGATTCAG CTCTTCGTGCTGTACGGGAACAAAGTGGCCAATGAGATATGGGGCCACAACGTGCCCGCCGCCGAGCAGATCTTGCCGGACGCCACCCCGAACGAGCGCAACGCTTTCATGAAGGCCAAGTACTGCAAGGGGCTGTACCGACGGGCACACCCTCTGGCCTCCAGCCAGAAGCTGCTCAACCAG AggctgtgtgaggtggtgtgcGGTGGCGATATCCCGGAGACCATGTCTCTGCTCTGTTCGGGGGCGCGGGTCCTGTGCCACTCTGGGGACCCCCAGTGCCCCTCGCCCATCGCCCTGGCAGAGCGAGCCGGTCAGGCCATGCAGACGGAGCTCCTGAGACATAATGAGTATGCAG AGGTCCCTGCATATTGCCCAAAGAAGCCATCTAGAGAGACACTGTCATCTACCACAGTGCCTGACTCTACCTCTACCGCAG GGAGCCAGGAGGAGCTTCATGGGAAGCTGGAGGAGGACCGCTTCCTCTTCTCTGAGGAAAACGACTCTGCTGCGTGTGATGTGCTGGATCTGAGGGAGGTCATATCCATACTCGACCTCTCCACTGG GGAGACCCATGAGTTTGAGATGCTGACACTGACAGACCAGCTGGTGTGCCAGGCTGACACCCGTGAGGCACTGCTGGCACATCTAACACACATTCTCAAG GTGGTTCTGCCCGGACCCGTGTCTGATGAGGAGCTGGAGGGGGTGTTCACGGTGTCCAGAGTCGCCATGCGGGAGGGAGGCGACCTGCAGCACACTGAGGTTTGGGTGGCCCTCAAGGACAACGAGATACTCATCTACCCCACTGGGGGGCGCCAAAAGAACAAGCTTCTACTGACCCCTGACACCGTCTTCA ACTTGGACTTGCCTGAGAACACCGTTCAACTGATTACTGCAGAGAG GACTGTGTCCATGCAGTTTGAGCGGGACGAGCCCTGCCGCTCCTGGGCCATGgggctgaagaggagactgccAGGGCCGGCCCTGCAGGTCAGCCGGCAGGACTCTCTGTACCCCTCCATGCCCCCTACGGTCAGCGGGAAGGTGCCGCCGGCTGTAGAGAGGTGCATCTCTCACATCACACAGTACG GCCTGAAGGTGGACGGCATTTACCGGCGCTGCGGCATGGCTACCAAGATCGGCCAGCTGGTGGCGGCCCTGAGCAGGTCGCCGGGCGCGGCGGAGCTGGAGGCGGACGAGATGGGCGTGCTGGACACGGCCGGGGCGCTGAAGCAGATCCTCCGCCAGCAGGTGGTGCTGATCCCGGGGACGCACATGGGCTCCTGGGTGGAGGCGGCGG CTTGTTCGGACGAGACCAAGAGGCTGCGCATGTTCCGCAGGAGTCTGAACGGCCTTCCCCCCGACAACAGAGCCACGCTCAACGCCCTCTGTGAACACCTCTACCT GGTTCAGCTGTACAGCGGTGAGAACCGGATGACCGCCCAGAACCTCGCCCTGGTGTTTGTGCCCACGCTGTTCCAGGACCTGGCGATGAACACCAACATGGTCCGGCTCACCCGCGAACTCATCATCCACTACACCCTCATCTTCCAG GGAGAAGGTGCGCATGCAGAGGCAGGTCATGAAGAACTGGTgactgttttctga
- the c1qtnf9 gene encoding complement C1q and tumor necrosis factor-related protein 9A: protein MLWFRGLLLLSLLAVGDTAQEGPQRDTCMCGHPGIPGDPGHNGAPGRDGRDGAKGDRGDQGPVGTCGTAGQDGAKGDKGEPGAAGMAGMKGRRGDNGDRGFPGKMGPQGVPGVLGPKGQKGELGLPGPQGIKGDVGPQGPMGQQGDIGLQGEKGFPGPMGPTGRQGPKGEIGLQGQKGSIGYRGEKGTKGELGEKGVPGDMPNIGKSAFSVGLTENSKLPPVNTPIRFDKIIYNKQQHYDPRTGRFTCALPGAYYFSYHITVYSRNVKVALIRNGERIVHTTDNYQSSEDQAAGGAVLHLQAGDKVWLQVTGGELFNGLFADEDDDTIFSGFLLFLD from the exons atgctgtGGTTCAGGGGGCTCCTCCTGCTGTCGCTGCTGGCTGTGGGGGACACAGCGCAGGAGGGTCCACAGCGGGACACCTGTATGTGTGGACACCCTGGAATCCCAGGTGACCCCGGCCACAACGGGGCGCCGGGCCGCGACGGGCGAGACGGAGCCAAGGGGGACAGGGGAGACCAAG GACCTGTCGGTACATGTGGTACAGCAGGGCAGGATGGTGCCAAGGGAGACAAAGGAGAGCCAG GTGCTGCAGGCATGGCAGGCATGAAGGGGAGACGGGGAGATAATGGGGATCGGGGGTTTCCTGGGAAGATGGGTCCACAGGGTGTTCCAGGGGTCTTGGGCCCTAAAGGACAAAAAGGAGAGCTGGGTCTGCCTGGCCCTCAGGGGATAAAGGGTGACGTTGGTCCTCAGGGCCCCATGGGCCAGCAAGGCGACATTGGCCTTCAGGGAGAGAAGGGCTTTCCAGGGCCCATGGGCCCCACGGGACGGCAGGGCCCTAAGGGAGAGATAGGGCTTCAGGGTCAGAAGGGCAGCATCGGGtacagaggggaaaaagggaCGAAAGGAGAGCTGGGAGAGAAGGGGGTCCCCGGCGACATGCCCAACATAGGGAAGAGCGCCTTCTCTGTGGGCCTGACCGAAAACAGCAAACTCCCTCCCGTGAACACGCCCATTCGCTTCGATAAAATCATCTACAACAAGCAGCAGCACTACGACCCCCGCACCGGCCGCTTCACGTGCGCCTTGCCTGGGGCGTACTACTTCAGCTACCACATCACCGTGTACTCCCGCAACGTGAAGGTGGCCCTGATCAGGAACGGGGAGCGCATCGTCCACACCACGGACAACTACCAGAGCAGCGAGGACCAGGCGGCCGGAGGCGCCGTGCTGCACCTGCAGGCGGGAGACAAGGTGTGGCTGCAGGTGACAGGGGGAGAGCTCTTCAATGGCCTTTTCGCTGACGAGGACGATGACACCATCTTTTCTGGCTTCCTCCTGTTCTTAGATTGA